The nucleotide sequence GAGGGCACGACGCGGGCCCGCGAGATCGGCGACCGGCGCGAGGCGATTGCCGCCGCCATAGCCGCGGCGGGCAAGGGCGACATCGTCCTCATCGCCGGAAAGGGACACGAACAGGGGCAGATCGTCGGGCGCGGGAGCGAGATGCGCGTCCTGCCCTTCGACGACGTGACGGTGGCGCGCGAATGCGCCGCTACGGGAGGACACGATTGATGGGTGCACTCGAGAAGCTGCTGGCCTGGCCTGCGCGCGATCATGACCGCTATGCCCACGCCCTGTGGACGGCAGCCGAGATCGCCGAGGCGACGGGGGGCGCGGCGAGCGGCCCGTTCCAGGTCTCCGGCGTCGAGATGGATTCGCGCGACGTGCGTCCGGGCGACCTGTTCATCGCGCTCAAGGGCGAGGCGATGGACGGGCACAAGTTCGTCGACAAGGCGATCGCCAACGGCGCCGCGGCGGTGGTGGTCGAGCACCCGGTCGACTGGCCCCACGTGCTGGTCGAGGATACCACACGCGCGCTCCAGGCGCTGGCCGCGGCCGCGCGCGAACGCGGCGCAGCGCGCATCGTCGGGGTGACCGGCTCGGTCGGCAAGACCGGGGTCAAGGAAGCGATATTCACCGCGCTCGACCGGTCGAGCCGCGGAGCGGCGCACCGCTCGGTCAGGAGCTACAACAACCACGTCGGCGTGCCGCTCAGCCTCGCCCGCATGCCCGGGCGCTCGGCCTACGGCGTGTTCGAGATGGGCATGAACCATGCCGGCGAAATCGCCGCACTGACGGTGCAGGTCCGCCCCCACGTGGCGGTGATCACCACGATTGCCCCGGCGCACATCGAAAACCTCGGCAGCGAGGAAGCGATTGCCGCTGCCAAGGCGGAAATCTTTGCCGGACTCGAACCCGGGGGCACCGCGGTGATCCCGGCCGACAGCGTGCATTTCGCGCGGCTCAAGGCGGCGGCCGAAGCCGTTGGAGCCCGGGTGATTTCGTTCGGGCAGGAAAAGCAAGCCGACGTCCGCCTGCTCGATGCAGTTCCGTCGGCCAACGGCGGCTCGCTGGTCACCGCGGCGTTCGGCGAGCGGCGGCTGTGCTACACCGTGGCCGAACCGGGCGAGCACTGGGTGGCCAACTCGCTCTGCGTCATGGCGGCGGTCCACGCTGCGGGCGGGGACCTTGGCGCCGCCGGGCTCGCGCTCGCCGAGATGGGCGGGCTCAAGGGCCGCGGCGCCCGTCACCGCATTCCGGTCGCCGGCGGCAACGCCTTGCTGATCGACGAGAGCTACAACGCCAATCCCACCTCGATGCGCGCCACGCTGGCGCAGCTCGGGCATACGCCGGCCGGGCGCCGCATCGCCGTACTCGGCGCGATGAAGGAACTGGGTGACTTTTCAGATGCTTTCCATGTCCAGCTGGCCGAGCCGCTGACCGCGGCGCAAGTCGACTATGCAGTGCTCGTCGGACCCGAGATGACCGCCCTCGCACGCGAACTGGGGAAAGCGGCCCACAATCCGCTTGGCAAGCCTGTGAGTTTTGCCCATTGCAGCGACCCGGGTGAAGCCATTTCCGCTCTTGAGGAGTATGGCCTCGTGGCGGGTGACGCGGTCCTGGTAAAAGGGTCGAACTCAGTAGGACTTTCCCGCTTGGTGTCGCATTTCGCAGCCAGGGAAGGCTGACAGGCACGGATGCTCTATCTTCTCGCGCAATGGCTGGATTTCGAGGGGCTGTTCAACCTCGTCCGCTACCAGACCTTCCGTTCGGGCGCGACGCTCCTCACCGCGCTCGTC is from Croceibacterium aestuarii and encodes:
- a CDS encoding UDP-N-acetylmuramoyl-tripeptide--D-alanyl-D-alanine ligase encodes the protein MGALEKLLAWPARDHDRYAHALWTAAEIAEATGGAASGPFQVSGVEMDSRDVRPGDLFIALKGEAMDGHKFVDKAIANGAAAVVVEHPVDWPHVLVEDTTRALQALAAAARERGAARIVGVTGSVGKTGVKEAIFTALDRSSRGAAHRSVRSYNNHVGVPLSLARMPGRSAYGVFEMGMNHAGEIAALTVQVRPHVAVITTIAPAHIENLGSEEAIAAAKAEIFAGLEPGGTAVIPADSVHFARLKAAAEAVGARVISFGQEKQADVRLLDAVPSANGGSLVTAAFGERRLCYTVAEPGEHWVANSLCVMAAVHAAGGDLGAAGLALAEMGGLKGRGARHRIPVAGGNALLIDESYNANPTSMRATLAQLGHTPAGRRIAVLGAMKELGDFSDAFHVQLAEPLTAAQVDYAVLVGPEMTALARELGKAAHNPLGKPVSFAHCSDPGEAISALEEYGLVAGDAVLVKGSNSVGLSRLVSHFAAREG